GGATTTTGGAGAGTATGGGATTCTCTTAACCTTAATACCGGAATAGAATGCAGTCATTCTTGGGATTTCGATCAATAAAGAGCATGTTAAGAAGACCACATCGATTAAATCTAGATTGATGTGTTGGTGGTATGGTAGACATTGTCTAGCACGTTCATCAGCTGAGGCATTATTACTAGAATTGATGGAAATTCTGTGCAAGGATTGTTGGCCTAAAATTTCTCTCAAGTGGGAACTTGATAAAAGAtcattcaagatttgaTGACACTCTTCAATTAAACATAGTTTGAAGGCGGATAAACCCAATTGAACGACAACTCTGTTGAATAAAATTTGCAAAGAGGAATCAAATTGGTTGATGTTAGTTTGAACTTGGGAGGTCAATAACATGTCCTTTGCGGTTTGAAAATCTTTGTTTAATGCAGTGTAGTAAATGTTGTATAAAATAGCACGTTTTTTAACAGCGATATTGTTTTGCTTGGATAAGATTGTCGATAATCCGTCTATTAAATTGTCGACGTAATCATCGGAATTTAGTTGGTCTTTTGAAGTGAATTTGGATTGGTATTGAGCTGGTATGATTTCCCAAGCAGCAGTTTCCATAATCTTTATCAACTTCTCAGATTTGTAATAGATATGATCCAATCTCTTAACGAATGGACGAGTCAAAGCTGTTTCTAGGTCGTGttcatctttcaaagtaGCTTCAAAGTACAATTGAGTtctcaaaatcaaattgtaaacgagctgttcgTCTCTTAAACGAATCAAATAATCACTAGAATGTGGATCGATGTTTAATAAGGATTTCATGAATTCGTCGTCTAATCTTTCAACAAATGAGAAAATGGAACCCAAAATTCTCTTCACCCCATTGGACTCCTCCTTTGGTTCATCTTCGATGAAATCGATTGGATCAGCGAACTCACTCACCTGGTATGTGTCGATAGTTTGGTCCAAAATAGACAATAAGTTACCAATATCGGTAAATGAAGATTTCCATTGATCGATTGGTTGATAAGAGAGATTAGCCGAGGCATCGAATCTTGATGGAATCAAAGTCAAATAAGCCATTATAATCTCATATGGTTTTTCAGCCACAGCCAGTAGTTCTTCCAGAGtggaaatcaaagattGTTGATTAACAGTTTTCTTACCTCTTGAATCGATAATCGTCTGCAGTCTGGTAAAGTACCCTTCTTCCACGGCTAACTCATCACCTTGAGATGAAGTTTTGAATCCATTGACAGAAACATCCAAATCTGCGGTTGGCTCCCTATCAAAGGATTCTGGATCATTTCTGAATTTGGCCATTGAGTCTTCATTCTCTCTGGAAACCTTCTTGACTCTTTGTTTTGTGGTGTTATAAGCCCTGGCAACAGCCttgtttttcaagtcaGCTTGTTGAGTAGTATTCACAGCATCTTCCACTTGGGCAACaactttgataaaaatgtTTGGAGTGCCCCAGTTTTGTTGTTGCGCTCTAATCAAAAGACGCGAGATCAGATCAAATTCATTGGAAATAGTCAACCAATCATCAGAATTCTCAGCTTGAGAGATCTTATTATATACATCTTGCATTTCATCCAGTAGTTTCTCCTTGGCAGATTTAACAACCTTCTTGTTATCTTCGTCATCAGATTCTTCGTCACTGGATTCATAgttggaatttttcaaaaatttatttgaaCCTCCA
The window above is part of the Saccharomyces kudriavzevii IFO 1802 strain IFO1802 genome assembly, chromosome: 13 genome. Proteins encoded here:
- the NIP1 gene encoding translation initiation factor eIF3 core subunit c (similar to Saccharomyces cerevisiae NIP1 (YMR309C); ancestral locus Anc_5.9), whose translation is MSRFFSSNYEYDAASSSSEEDLLSSSEEDLLSSSSSESELEQESDDSFFNESESESEVDVDSDDSDAKPYGPDWFKKSEFRKQGGGSNKFLKNSNYESSDEESDDEDNKKVVKSAKEKLLDEMQDVYNKISQAENSDDWLTISNEFDLISRLLIRAQQQNWGTPNIFIKVVAQVEDAVNTTQQADLKNKAVARAYNTTKQRVKKVSRENEDSMAKFRNDPESFDREPTADLDVSVNGFKTSSQGDELAVEEGYFTRLQTIIDSRGKKTVNQQSLISTLEELLAVAEKPYEIIMAYLTLIPSRFDASANLSYQPIDQWKSSFTDIGNLLSILDQTIDTYQVSEFADPIDFIEDEPKEESNGVKRILGSIFSFVERLDDEFMKSLLNIDPHSSDYLIRLRDEQLVYNLILRTQLYFEATLKDEHDLETALTRPFVKRLDHIYYKSEKLIKIMETAAWEIIPAQYQSKFTSKDQLNSDDYVDNLIDGLSTILSKQNNIAVKKRAILYNIYYTALNKDFQTAKDMLLTSQVQTNINQFDSSLQILFNRVVVQLGLSAFKLCLIEECHQILNDLLSSSHLREILGQQSLHRISINSSNNASADERARQCLPYHQHINLDLIDVVFLTCSLLIEIPRMTAFYSGIKVKRIPYSPKSIRRSLEHYEKLSFQGPPETLRDYVLFAAKSMQKGNWRDSVKYLKEIKSWALLPNMETVLNSLTERVQVESLKTYFFSYKRFYSSFSVAKLAELFDLPEDKVVEVLQSVITELEIPAKLNDEKTIFLVEKGDEITKLEEAMVKLNKEYKIAKERLNPPSNRR